Proteins encoded together in one Lysinibacillus sp. FSL K6-0232 window:
- a CDS encoding AraC family transcriptional regulator: protein MSWIESIQKAINFIEQHLLEDITIEQIAREVNASVFHFQRTFAILTDMSIAEYIRRRRLTLAAQELINTEHKIIDLAYKYGYETPEAFTKAFRKQHYVTPSEARKGQGPLQSYNRLVIQVSLKGVEPMKYKIVEKEKFQIVGVKRTYNCQDGENTREIPLFWQEVNQNGLDQQLFQLNNGNIHGVLGVCVPNTSQGQKGFIDYWIATDHVGDAKEGLLTMEVPASKWVIFEVHGPMPDAMQNTWKQIYSEWFPSNPYEPAGTAELEVYPQEDAYSPDAYSEIWIPIK from the coding sequence ATGAGTTGGATTGAGTCGATTCAAAAAGCCATTAATTTTATCGAGCAGCATTTATTAGAAGACATTACGATTGAGCAGATTGCGCGTGAGGTGAATGCCTCTGTCTTTCATTTTCAACGAACATTTGCCATTTTAACGGATATGTCGATTGCAGAGTATATACGACGAAGAAGATTAACATTAGCTGCACAGGAATTAATAAATACAGAGCATAAAATAATCGATCTCGCCTACAAATATGGCTACGAAACTCCTGAAGCTTTTACAAAAGCGTTTCGCAAGCAGCATTATGTAACGCCTAGTGAAGCAAGAAAAGGGCAAGGACCATTACAATCATACAATCGCCTGGTGATTCAGGTAAGCTTGAAAGGAGTAGAACCAATGAAGTATAAAATCGTAGAAAAAGAGAAGTTTCAGATTGTTGGTGTGAAAAGAACGTACAATTGCCAAGATGGTGAGAATACAAGAGAAATTCCACTGTTTTGGCAAGAGGTCAATCAAAATGGCCTCGACCAGCAGCTTTTCCAATTAAATAATGGTAATATCCATGGAGTGCTAGGTGTTTGTGTACCAAATACAAGCCAAGGGCAAAAAGGCTTTATTGATTACTGGATTGCTACAGATCATGTAGGGGATGCAAAGGAGGGGCTTCTTACAATGGAAGTACCTGCCTCTAAATGGGTCATCTTTGAGGTGCATGGCCCTATGCCAGATGCGATGCAAAATACATGGAAGCAAATTTATTCAGAGTGGTTCCCATCCAATCCATACGAGCCAGCAGGAACAGCAGAGCTTGAGGTTTATCCTCAGGAGGATGCCTATAGCCCTGATGCCTACTCAGAAATTTGGATTCCGATTAAATAA
- the fba gene encoding class II fructose-1,6-bisphosphate aldolase produces the protein MGFVILKDLLLEAKKNHYAIGQFNINSFQWIEAILRAAEQQQSPVILASSDRIVDYLGGFNLIAATAQKMIEEMNITVPVVLHLDHGFTVERCKEAIDAGYSSVMYDGSKLSLEENIATTREVVDYAKNYNVSVEAEIGSVGGTEDGVTSGIKYADPNECYQLVEATNIDVLAAALGSVHGPYQGEPQLAFDLMKEISDHLKDVPLSLHGGSGIPEHQIIQTIECGHAKINVNTECNQAWAQAIRGILTSNPNLYSPPDILKPGMDAIEKVVIEKMQLFGSSHKA, from the coding sequence ATGGGATTTGTCATATTAAAGGATTTGCTACTAGAAGCAAAAAAAAATCACTATGCTATTGGACAATTTAATATTAATAGTTTCCAATGGATAGAAGCTATATTGCGTGCTGCTGAACAACAACAATCACCTGTTATTTTAGCATCATCAGATCGCATTGTGGATTACTTAGGTGGTTTTAACTTAATCGCTGCTACAGCGCAAAAAATGATAGAGGAAATGAACATTACAGTGCCTGTCGTTTTGCATTTAGATCATGGCTTTACGGTTGAACGCTGTAAAGAAGCTATTGATGCAGGTTATAGTTCTGTCATGTACGACGGCTCTAAGCTTTCGTTAGAGGAAAATATTGCGACAACTCGTGAGGTTGTCGATTACGCTAAAAACTATAATGTTTCCGTGGAAGCAGAGATTGGCTCTGTTGGAGGAACAGAGGATGGCGTGACATCAGGCATTAAATATGCAGACCCCAATGAATGCTACCAGCTAGTAGAGGCAACGAATATTGATGTCTTAGCCGCTGCTTTAGGCTCCGTTCATGGACCCTATCAGGGCGAGCCTCAGCTTGCCTTTGATTTAATGAAGGAAATTTCCGACCATCTAAAGGATGTCCCCCTCTCCTTACATGGTGGCTCTGGCATTCCTGAGCATCAAATTATTCAAACGATTGAATGTGGGCATGCCAAAATAAACGTTAACACAGAATGTAACCAAGCATGGGCGCAAGCAATTCGTGGAATTTTAACAAGCAATCCAAATTTATATAGTCCACCAGATATTTTAAAGCCAGGTATGGATGCTATTGAAAAGGTTGTTATTGAGAAAATGCAGCTATTTGGTTCTTCTCATAAAGCTTAA
- the iolD gene encoding 3D-(3,5/4)-trihydroxycyclohexane-1,2-dione acylhydrolase (decyclizing): MRKKIRLTTGQALVKFLQQQYIHVDGEEFRFVDGIFTIFGHGNVLGIGQALEQYGEGLNIYQGKNEQGMAHAAIAFSKQKLRQQIYAVTTSVGPGSANLAAAAGTALANNIPVLFLPGDVFSSRQPNPVLQQIEHEHSADISTNDALRAVSRYWDRVTRPEQLMSSLIRAFEVMTNPATAGPATICIGQDVEGEAFDYDESFFKKRVHYVDRKAPVARELQGAIELIKNSKRPIFVVGGGAKYSQAQEVLARISEQCHIPLVETQAGKSLIAADFANNLGGLGVTGTLSANKAAKEADLVIGLGTRYTDFATASKTAFDFDNASFLNININRFQAYKLDAFQVVADVRATLELLEAELQDYQSDFGSQITALKDEWTAERNRLSNITFTREGFDPEIKNHFSQTMMNEYADTLNTTFAQTTALCTINDTVDKDAVVVTAAGSLPGDMQRIWNPTSPNSYNVEYGYSCMGYEIAGALGAKLAEPTKEVYAMVGDGSFLLLHSELVTALQYNKKINIMLFDNAGFGCINNLQMGHGSGSFFTEFRTTDNQLLNIDYAKVAEGYGAKVYRANTVEELKLAIEDAKKQTVSTLIEMKVLPKTMTDGYEAWWNVGVAEVSNNESVQKAYEENQRQREAAKQY, translated from the coding sequence ATGAGAAAAAAAATTCGCCTAACAACAGGGCAAGCACTCGTTAAATTTTTACAGCAGCAATATATCCATGTTGATGGAGAGGAATTTCGATTTGTAGATGGCATCTTTACGATTTTTGGTCATGGTAATGTGTTAGGAATCGGGCAAGCACTAGAGCAATATGGAGAAGGCTTAAACATTTACCAAGGAAAAAATGAGCAAGGAATGGCACATGCAGCTATTGCCTTTAGTAAGCAAAAGCTACGTCAACAGATTTATGCTGTGACAACTTCTGTAGGTCCCGGCTCTGCTAATCTGGCAGCCGCAGCAGGTACAGCATTAGCCAATAATATTCCTGTACTGTTTTTGCCAGGTGATGTTTTCTCTAGCAGACAGCCAAATCCTGTATTACAGCAAATAGAGCATGAGCATAGTGCAGATATTTCTACTAATGATGCGTTGCGTGCTGTTTCCCGTTATTGGGATCGTGTGACACGCCCAGAGCAATTAATGTCTAGCCTTATTCGTGCATTTGAAGTGATGACAAACCCAGCAACTGCAGGCCCAGCAACAATTTGCATTGGGCAAGATGTTGAAGGTGAGGCATTTGATTATGATGAATCGTTCTTTAAAAAGCGTGTTCATTACGTAGATCGTAAAGCACCTGTCGCACGGGAGCTACAAGGTGCGATTGAGCTTATTAAAAATAGTAAACGACCTATTTTTGTAGTTGGTGGTGGCGCGAAATACTCTCAGGCACAAGAAGTATTAGCACGCATCTCTGAACAATGTCATATCCCTTTAGTGGAAACACAGGCAGGTAAATCACTGATTGCTGCAGACTTTGCGAATAATTTAGGTGGTTTAGGTGTGACGGGGACGCTATCAGCCAATAAAGCTGCAAAAGAGGCAGATTTAGTAATTGGTTTAGGGACACGTTATACGGATTTTGCTACAGCTTCAAAAACAGCCTTTGACTTTGATAATGCAAGCTTTTTAAACATTAATATTAATCGTTTCCAAGCCTATAAATTAGATGCCTTCCAAGTTGTAGCAGATGTTCGTGCAACACTTGAATTATTAGAGGCTGAATTGCAGGACTACCAATCAGATTTTGGCTCTCAAATTACAGCCTTAAAAGATGAATGGACAGCCGAACGCAATCGTTTAAGCAATATAACATTTACGCGTGAAGGCTTTGATCCAGAAATTAAAAATCATTTTTCACAGACTATGATGAATGAATATGCTGATACGCTTAATACAACCTTTGCACAAACAACCGCATTATGCACAATCAATGATACGGTAGATAAAGATGCCGTTGTTGTCACAGCAGCGGGCTCTTTACCAGGCGATATGCAGCGCATTTGGAACCCTACCTCACCAAACAGCTATAACGTGGAATACGGCTACTCCTGCATGGGCTATGAAATTGCCGGGGCATTAGGGGCTAAACTAGCAGAGCCGACAAAAGAAGTTTATGCAATGGTTGGGGACGGCAGCTTCCTTCTTCTTCATTCAGAGCTTGTCACTGCACTGCAATACAATAAAAAAATCAATATTATGTTATTTGATAATGCTGGCTTTGGCTGTATTAATAATTTACAAATGGGGCATGGTAGTGGCAGCTTCTTTACGGAATTCCGCACTACTGATAATCAGCTTTTAAATATTGATTATGCAAAGGTTGCAGAGGGCTATGGTGCAAAGGTTTATCGTGCAAATACGGTAGAAGAATTAAAGCTAGCAATTGAAGATGCTAAAAAGCAAACTGTTTCAACATTAATTGAAATGAAGGTATTACCAAAAACAATGACAGATGGCTACGAAGCTTGGTGGAATGTTGGTGTAGCTGAAGTGTCCAACAATGAAAGCGTTCAAAAAGCTTACGAAGAAAATCAGCGTCAACGTGAAGCAGCAAAGCAATATTAA
- the iolC gene encoding 5-dehydro-2-deoxygluconokinase produces MALTFNQDRELDIIAIGRACIDLNANEYNRPMEETMTFTKYVGGSPANIAIGSSKLGLKAGFIGKIPQDQHGRFIQQYMSEKGVDTSNMVFDTEGRKAGLAFTEILSPSECSILMYRDNVADLYLEPSEVNEDYIKKAKILLVSGTALALSPSREAVIKAISLAKKHAVKVIFELDYRPYTWRSQEETSIYYSLVAELSDVVIGTRDEYDVMENSSTSGNNDETVKHLFAHGAELVVIKHGVDGSYAYEPNGAVHHGQAYKTKVLKTFGAGDSYASAFLYAIVSGKDYETALKYGSASASIVVSKHSSSEAMPTVAEIEQLIQERS; encoded by the coding sequence ATGGCACTTACATTTAATCAAGATAGAGAGCTTGATATTATCGCAATTGGTCGTGCTTGCATTGACTTAAATGCAAATGAATACAATCGCCCAATGGAAGAAACAATGACTTTCACAAAATATGTTGGTGGCTCGCCTGCTAATATTGCCATCGGTAGCAGTAAGCTTGGCTTAAAAGCTGGCTTTATTGGAAAAATTCCCCAAGATCAACATGGGCGTTTTATCCAACAATATATGAGTGAAAAAGGCGTCGATACGTCCAATATGGTATTTGATACAGAAGGGCGTAAGGCAGGCTTAGCTTTTACAGAAATTCTTAGTCCTAGTGAATGTAGTATTTTAATGTATCGTGATAATGTAGCAGATTTATATTTAGAGCCGTCTGAAGTAAATGAAGACTATATTAAAAAGGCAAAAATTTTACTTGTTTCAGGTACAGCTCTTGCCCTTAGCCCTTCTCGTGAAGCAGTGATTAAAGCGATTAGTCTAGCGAAAAAGCATGCTGTGAAAGTTATTTTCGAATTAGATTATCGACCTTATACTTGGCGTTCACAAGAGGAAACGTCTATTTATTATTCATTAGTAGCAGAGCTTTCAGATGTTGTGATTGGTACACGCGATGAATATGATGTCATGGAAAACTCATCTACATCAGGCAACAATGATGAAACAGTCAAGCATTTATTTGCACATGGTGCAGAATTAGTGGTGATTAAGCATGGCGTGGATGGCTCTTATGCCTATGAACCAAATGGAGCGGTTCATCATGGACAAGCATATAAAACAAAGGTGCTGAAAACATTTGGTGCTGGTGATTCATATGCCTCTGCTTTCTTATACGCTATTGTCAGCGGAAAAGACTATGAAACTGCTTTAAAATATGGTAGCGCTTCCGCTTCAATTGTTGTCAGTAAACATAGCTCATCTGAAGCAATGCCAACTGTAGCAGAGATTGAACAACTGATTCAAGAGCGTTCTTAA
- the iolB gene encoding 5-deoxy-glucuronate isomerase: MSQLLRKPENKMIAEGVTLIHEVTKENSELVYVGFKMLDLEPQAVYEEALTDLELCIVAVTGKISVTDGQESYEEIGTRESVFARIPTDSVYVSHHKTVQITANTKARVALCYAPSDQALPTKLIKASDNGVEHRGQYNNQRLVHNILPDSDPSANSLLVVEVFTEAANWSSYPPHKHDQDNLPDESFLEESYYHEIDPQQGFIFQRVYTDDRSLDETMAVEHGDVVLVPKGYHPVGVPDGYASYYLNVMAGPTRIWKFHNDPDHEWIIHRP, encoded by the coding sequence ATGAGTCAATTACTTAGAAAACCTGAAAATAAAATGATTGCTGAAGGTGTAACACTTATCCATGAGGTAACGAAGGAAAACTCTGAATTAGTCTATGTCGGCTTTAAAATGCTCGATTTGGAGCCACAGGCAGTTTATGAAGAAGCATTAACAGATTTAGAGCTATGCATTGTTGCAGTTACTGGCAAAATCAGTGTTACAGATGGTCAAGAAAGCTATGAGGAAATCGGCACACGTGAATCTGTTTTTGCAAGAATACCAACAGATAGTGTCTATGTTTCCCATCATAAAACAGTGCAAATTACAGCAAATACAAAGGCGCGTGTTGCTCTTTGCTATGCCCCATCCGATCAAGCATTACCAACGAAGCTTATTAAAGCATCTGATAACGGCGTAGAACATCGCGGTCAATATAATAATCAGCGTTTGGTGCATAATATTTTACCTGATTCAGACCCATCAGCAAACAGCTTGCTTGTTGTAGAAGTATTTACAGAAGCAGCGAATTGGTCAAGCTACCCTCCTCATAAGCATGACCAGGATAATTTACCTGATGAATCATTTTTAGAGGAAAGCTACTACCATGAAATTGATCCGCAGCAAGGATTTATTTTCCAGCGTGTTTACACTGATGATCGTTCATTAGATGAAACAATGGCTGTTGAACATGGCGATGTTGTTCTTGTACCAAAAGGCTATCATCCTGTAGGCGTTCCTGATGGCTATGCTTCCTATTACTTAAATGTGATGGCTGGCCCAACACGCATTTGGAAATTCCATAATGATCCAGATCATGAATGGATTATTCATCGTCCATAA
- a CDS encoding CoA-acylating methylmalonate-semialdehyde dehydrogenase yields MSRKLQNFINGEWVDSKTDQYENVYNPATKEVLAQVPLSTSEDFEEAVQKAQEAQIKWGKTPVVRRARVLFKYHNLLQEHQEELATLITKENGKSYTEALGEVGRGIENVEFAAGAPTLMMGDSLATIASDIEATNYRYPIGVVGGIAPFNFPMMVPCWMFPMAIALGNAFILKPSEKTPLLAERLAQLLDEAGLPKGVFSIVHGAHDVVNGILDHPVVKAVSFVGSKPVGEYVYKRASQNLKRVQALTGAKNHTTVLADADLDLATKEIISAAFGSAGERCMACAVVTVEESIADALIARLKKAADDITMGNGLDDGIFLGPVIREDAKQRTLNYIEKGIAEGATLVRDGRGEQNEDGYFVGPTIFENVTQDMTIWKEEIFAPVLSIVRVKNLKEAVEYANQSEFANGACLFTTSALSVRYFRENIDAGMLGINLGVPAPMAFFPFSGWKSSFYGTLHANGKDGVDFYTRKKVVTARYNEPDFS; encoded by the coding sequence ATGTCAAGAAAACTACAAAACTTTATTAATGGTGAATGGGTAGATAGTAAAACAGATCAATATGAGAATGTATACAATCCGGCGACAAAAGAAGTATTAGCACAAGTACCACTTTCTACTTCAGAAGATTTTGAAGAGGCTGTACAAAAGGCACAGGAAGCGCAAATAAAATGGGGCAAAACGCCTGTTGTTCGTCGTGCACGAGTGCTATTCAAATATCACAACTTACTACAGGAGCATCAGGAGGAGCTTGCGACTTTAATTACAAAGGAAAATGGTAAAAGCTATACAGAGGCACTTGGTGAGGTTGGTCGTGGTATTGAAAACGTAGAATTTGCTGCAGGTGCCCCTACGTTAATGATGGGTGATTCGCTTGCCACGATCGCTTCTGATATTGAGGCAACAAATTATCGCTACCCTATCGGCGTAGTTGGCGGTATTGCACCATTCAACTTCCCAATGATGGTTCCTTGCTGGATGTTTCCAATGGCAATCGCGCTTGGTAATGCATTTATTTTAAAGCCATCTGAAAAAACCCCATTACTAGCTGAACGATTGGCACAATTATTAGATGAAGCTGGCTTGCCAAAGGGTGTATTTAGCATTGTACATGGCGCTCATGATGTGGTAAATGGGATTTTAGATCATCCAGTTGTGAAAGCTGTATCATTTGTTGGTTCTAAGCCAGTTGGTGAATATGTTTATAAACGTGCAAGCCAAAACCTAAAGCGTGTACAAGCGTTAACAGGTGCTAAAAACCATACAACTGTATTAGCCGATGCAGATTTAGACTTAGCGACAAAAGAAATTATTAGTGCAGCATTCGGCTCTGCTGGTGAGCGCTGTATGGCGTGTGCAGTCGTGACGGTTGAGGAATCCATTGCAGATGCGTTAATCGCTCGCCTTAAAAAAGCTGCAGATGACATTACAATGGGTAATGGTTTAGATGATGGCATTTTCTTAGGTCCTGTTATTCGCGAAGATGCCAAACAACGTACATTAAATTACATTGAAAAAGGGATTGCTGAAGGTGCTACGCTTGTACGCGATGGGCGTGGTGAGCAAAATGAGGACGGTTATTTTGTAGGCCCAACAATTTTTGAAAATGTAACGCAAGATATGACCATTTGGAAAGAGGAAATTTTTGCGCCAGTGCTATCTATTGTACGTGTGAAAAACTTAAAAGAGGCTGTTGAATACGCAAACCAATCGGAATTCGCAAATGGTGCATGTTTATTTACAACAAGCGCATTATCTGTTCGTTACTTCCGTGAAAATATCGATGCAGGTATGTTAGGTATCAACTTAGGTGTACCAGCACCAATGGCATTCTTCCCATTCTCTGGCTGGAAGTCTTCATTCTACGGAACTTTACATGCCAACGGAAAAGACGGTGTAGACTTCTATACACGTAAAAAGGTTGTTACTGCTCGCTATAATGAGCCTGATTTTTCCTAA
- a CDS encoding tautomerase family protein, whose amino-acid sequence MPLVKIDVIKGRTKDELKLLLNIAHTVILQAFQVPEGDRYQIVTQHEPEEMIIEDTGLGFERSNNVVVFTIISTQRTDKMKKEFYQLLTAALQENCHIEPKDVMVTFVTNGAGEWSFGFGQAQFLTGEL is encoded by the coding sequence ATGCCTTTAGTTAAAATTGATGTAATCAAAGGGCGAACAAAAGACGAATTAAAGCTGCTTTTGAATATAGCACATACTGTTATTTTACAAGCATTTCAAGTACCTGAGGGCGACCGCTATCAAATTGTGACACAGCATGAGCCTGAGGAAATGATTATTGAGGACACAGGGCTTGGCTTTGAACGAAGCAACAATGTTGTGGTCTTTACTATTATTAGTACACAGCGTACAGATAAGATGAAAAAGGAATTTTACCAATTACTAACGGCTGCTCTCCAAGAAAATTGTCATATTGAGCCAAAGGATGTAATGGTGACATTTGTGACAAATGGTGCAGGCGAATGGAGCTTCGGCTTTGGGCAAGCCCAGTTTTTAACTGGTGAACTATAA
- a CDS encoding DeoR/GlpR family DNA-binding transcription regulator, with protein sequence MMKSQRIKAILDYVRQKESASLDELVEVFNVSKNTIRRDIQELAENGKITKIHGGVSIANSQTVPYQDRKVKKLHEKKLLAQLAAQFVEDDDIIFIDSGTTTLEMLDFIKDKRITIITNNLDFTLDATYYPNLSIYSMGGMFERSTRSYVGTEGVENLCKYNFNKAFMASTGISLPKGITNSAPLETPIKTKVIERSEQVFVLVDHSKFGKYSLTTYCDFTQIDYLVTDRKPDDSYLNHSKEYNYKILYPEK encoded by the coding sequence ATGATGAAATCACAACGGATTAAGGCGATTTTAGACTATGTAAGGCAAAAAGAGTCAGCATCATTGGATGAGCTTGTAGAAGTATTTAATGTTTCTAAAAATACGATTCGACGAGATATTCAAGAATTAGCAGAAAACGGGAAAATTACTAAGATACATGGTGGTGTATCGATTGCTAATTCTCAAACAGTGCCCTATCAGGATCGCAAGGTAAAAAAGTTACATGAAAAAAAGCTATTAGCACAGCTTGCAGCACAGTTTGTAGAGGATGACGATATTATTTTTATTGATTCTGGCACAACAACGCTAGAAATGCTGGATTTTATAAAAGATAAAAGAATTACTATTATCACAAACAATCTTGATTTTACATTAGATGCAACATACTATCCGAATTTAAGCATTTATTCAATGGGTGGTATGTTTGAGCGTTCTACGCGCTCTTATGTAGGGACAGAGGGTGTGGAAAACCTTTGTAAATACAATTTCAATAAAGCATTTATGGCGTCTACAGGCATTTCATTACCAAAGGGGATTACAAATTCCGCTCCATTAGAAACGCCTATCAAAACAAAAGTAATTGAAAGAAGTGAACAAGTTTTTGTACTTGTAGATCATAGTAAGTTTGGCAAGTATTCATTAACAACGTATTGTGATTTTACTCAAATTGATTATTTAGTCACTGACCGAAAGCCAGATGATAGTTATTTGAATCATAGTAAAGAATATAATTATAAAATTTTATATCCTGAAAAATAG
- a CDS encoding MFS transporter, whose translation MKKWDQSLFLVIAFIFWFAHFLYIPMLSPYIEQLGGTFTFTGIVLASYGLMQFLFRVPIGIGSDLLNNRKLFVVLGMAISTASCLAFALTASLEWVLISRALAGIAAATWVAFTILFASYAADDRLHSAMGNLSFALVFAQLLGMAFSAWLVEAFGWSAPYWIGTILGSIGLLLSFFISEGHKRTANKPIKLRELGTVVKEPMLLKVSLLSIFAHSIIFTTMFGFTTAYALAKGLRPAEISLVVFAFMIPHAIATLMSGKPIMLKIGKWRILQLAFLTTAIFTMMMALIDTKIFFLLLQMINGFALGLLFPLFLGMAVEEIPYEKRATAMGAYQAIYAIGMFVGPFLAGLLNTSFGLEASFYFAGCIGILGFICSLLWSRKIPINL comes from the coding sequence GTGAAGAAATGGGATCAGTCGCTATTTTTAGTTATTGCATTTATTTTTTGGTTTGCTCATTTTTTATATATACCAATGCTATCTCCGTATATTGAGCAGCTTGGAGGAACATTTACCTTTACTGGTATTGTGCTAGCGAGCTATGGCTTAATGCAATTTTTATTTCGTGTGCCAATTGGTATTGGTTCAGATTTATTAAATAATCGAAAACTATTTGTTGTGCTAGGGATGGCTATTAGTACAGCGAGCTGCTTAGCCTTTGCGCTTACAGCAAGCTTGGAATGGGTATTAATTTCCCGTGCATTAGCTGGTATTGCTGCAGCAACATGGGTTGCCTTTACAATTTTATTTGCTAGCTATGCTGCAGATGACAGGCTACATAGCGCAATGGGCAATCTATCCTTTGCACTTGTCTTTGCACAATTGCTGGGAATGGCATTTAGTGCATGGCTTGTTGAGGCGTTTGGGTGGAGTGCGCCATATTGGATTGGTACAATATTAGGAAGTATTGGGCTACTGCTGTCCTTCTTTATTTCAGAAGGGCATAAAAGGACGGCAAACAAGCCTATTAAGCTACGTGAATTAGGCACAGTTGTCAAAGAGCCGATGCTATTGAAGGTGTCACTACTTTCTATTTTTGCTCATAGCATTATTTTTACAACGATGTTTGGATTTACGACAGCCTATGCATTAGCGAAAGGGTTACGACCAGCTGAAATCAGTCTTGTTGTATTTGCCTTTATGATCCCACATGCCATCGCTACATTAATGAGTGGGAAACCAATTATGTTGAAAATCGGTAAGTGGCGTATCTTGCAGCTAGCTTTTTTAACGACTGCCATCTTTACAATGATGATGGCGCTTATTGATACGAAAATATTTTTTTTATTGCTACAGATGATTAATGGCTTTGCTTTAGGTCTGTTATTCCCATTATTTTTAGGGATGGCTGTAGAGGAAATACCATATGAGAAGCGCGCAACAGCGATGGGTGCATATCAGGCTATTTATGCAATCGGCATGTTTGTTGGACCGTTTTTAGCAGGGCTACTCAATACTTCATTTGGCTTAGAAGCAAGCTTTTATTTTGCTGGCTGTATCGGCATATTAGGATTTATTTGTAGCCTTTTATGGTCTAGAAAGATACCAATTAATCTGTAA
- a CDS encoding aldo/keto reductase, with amino-acid sequence MVKKVQLGQTELYVNPIGFGANAVGGHNLYPNLNEEEGLDLVRTALQQGVNFIDTAFIYGPKRSEELIGEVVKEQGNRAETIIATKAAHVLNQENKKFNNHPTFLKTAVDEALGRLQTDYIDLFYIHFPDNDTPKDEAVGALKELKDAGKIRAIGVSNFSLQQLQEANKDGYVDVVQGEYNLLLRDAEHELFPYLKEQHISFVPYFPLASGLLTGKFNEQATFDDLRQGLPYFQKEVFASNLAKVEQLRPIAAAKNIEIAHLVLAWYLTREVIDVIIPGAKRAEQLLNNLKTLDVQLTAEEIQLIDTIFSK; translated from the coding sequence ATGGTGAAAAAAGTACAACTTGGTCAAACAGAGCTTTATGTGAATCCAATTGGTTTTGGTGCAAATGCAGTAGGGGGGCATAATCTATACCCAAATTTAAATGAGGAAGAGGGTCTCGATTTAGTACGTACAGCACTTCAACAAGGGGTCAATTTTATTGATACTGCTTTTATCTATGGTCCAAAGCGTTCTGAGGAGCTAATTGGTGAAGTCGTAAAGGAGCAGGGGAATCGAGCGGAAACGATTATTGCAACAAAGGCTGCCCATGTATTAAATCAGGAAAATAAAAAATTTAATAATCATCCTACCTTTTTAAAAACGGCTGTAGATGAGGCACTTGGACGACTTCAAACTGATTATATCGATCTGTTTTATATTCATTTTCCAGATAATGATACACCAAAGGATGAGGCGGTTGGCGCATTAAAAGAGCTAAAGGATGCTGGGAAAATTCGCGCAATCGGTGTATCTAATTTTTCATTGCAGCAATTGCAGGAGGCAAATAAAGATGGCTATGTAGACGTTGTACAAGGTGAATATAATTTATTATTGCGTGATGCGGAACATGAGCTATTCCCCTATTTAAAGGAGCAGCATATTTCATTTGTGCCCTATTTTCCTTTAGCATCAGGCTTACTAACAGGTAAATTTAATGAACAGGCAACATTTGATGACTTACGCCAAGGGCTGCCATACTTCCAAAAAGAAGTTTTCGCTTCAAACTTGGCAAAGGTGGAGCAGCTTCGTCCAATTGCGGCTGCTAAGAACATTGAAATCGCTCATCTTGTACTAGCATGGTATTTAACACGTGAAGTCATCGATGTTATTATTCCAGGTGCAAAGCGAGCAGAGCAGCTTTTAAATAATTTAAAAACATTGGATGTCCAGTTAACGGCTGAAGAAATCCAATTGATTGATACGATTTTTAGTAAGTAA
- a CDS encoding helix-turn-helix domain-containing protein: MFKKHMSCSPYQYLISYRINHAKRLLHNTNLSIQEIAYASGFNNVPSFIQMLKKHTNLSPKKFREIKF; encoded by the coding sequence ATCTTTAAAAAGCATATGAGCTGCTCACCCTATCAATATTTAATTAGTTATCGTATTAATCATGCTAAAAGGCTTTTACATAATACAAATTTATCAATTCAAGAAATTGCCTATGCTAGTGGCTTTAATAATGTCCCTAGTTTTATACAAATGCTTAAAAAGCACACAAATCTATCACCTAAAAAATTCAGAGAAATCAAGTTTTAA